Sequence from the Pleomorphomonas sp. T1.2MG-36 genome:
ACAGAGCGGCGCCCTGCCCGCCGGCCCCTCGGCGAAGGCGATGGTGTCCGCGTCGATGAGGCCCGCTGCGAGACGGTCCGCCAGGTCCGAGGGCAGGAACGGTAGGTCGACGGGCGCGGTCAGGAGGTGGGTCGGACCGGACGACAGAGCGGACGCATGGGCGAGGCCGGCGAGAACGCCGGCAAGCGGCCCTTCGAACGTCGGCGTACCGTCGCGCACGACCGGAAGGTCGAGACCGGAAAAGTCGACGCCGGGCGGCGGATTGACGGCGAGATCGACCACCTGGGGCGAGAGAGTCGCAGCCACGCGGGCGAGCAGCGTGGCGCCGGCAAGTTCGACCAGGGCCTTGGGCGTGCCTCCGCCCATGCGGCTCGAACGCCCTCCGGCGAGGATGAGACCGGCAAACATCGTCATGCCGCGATTG
This genomic interval carries:
- the mobA gene encoding molybdenum cofactor guanylyltransferase MobA; this translates as MPFNRGMTMFAGLILAGGRSSRMGGGTPKALVELAGATLLARVAATLSPQVVDLAVNPPPGVDFSGLDLPVVRDGTPTFEGPLAGVLAGLAHASALSSGPTHLLTAPVDLPFLPSDLADRLAAGLIDADTIAFAEGPAGRAPLCALWPLSVAARLEAFLAGGPERRVGAFLAGERTRGIRFAPVHVGGKAVDPFFNINTPDDLAFAEKMIGSVRP